The Virgibacillus phasianinus genome includes a window with the following:
- a CDS encoding amidase, giving the protein MAEQYTAIDLVKRIKSKSISPVEVMNHYMNEIDKHNDQVNAFVTMNPHSMEEAKQAEQDVQQGKQLGPLHGVPVGIKDLTPTKGIKTSFGTKVFADHVPDRDATIVKRLKAAGAIIMGKTNTPDFGHKGTTDNLLFGATKNPWNLEKTAGGSSGGSAAAVAAGMVPFAEGSDGGGSIRIPASFCGVYGFKPSYGRIPMDNSLANAFGSNNPFVNHGSLSRTVRDAALFVDVTQGPSTTDPFSLPRFDEELLEQLEGSLQGVKIAYTKDFGMYTVDKEVLHIVDQQVERLRELGAEVEEISMDFDMTLHQFLGFFKNTWYASASAGGSAMLRDYPELLTPSYHTMIERGYDVSTSEYIGYQQKRTAVWRELQRHFERFDLIMSPSLSVPAFDYQLLGPEEIEGKKIEADSDWMMTHIYNMTGLPAASIPAGFTKSGLPIGMQLAGNRFNDGLVLRASLAYEKLIEGFPVIK; this is encoded by the coding sequence TTGGCAGAACAATATACAGCTATAGATTTAGTTAAAAGGATAAAGTCAAAATCAATTTCACCAGTTGAAGTAATGAACCACTATATGAACGAGATTGATAAACATAATGACCAGGTTAATGCTTTTGTAACCATGAATCCACATTCAATGGAAGAGGCTAAGCAAGCTGAACAAGATGTTCAACAGGGAAAGCAGCTTGGGCCTCTGCATGGGGTGCCAGTTGGTATCAAGGACTTGACACCAACGAAAGGAATTAAGACTTCGTTTGGGACAAAGGTGTTTGCAGATCATGTACCTGATCGTGACGCAACAATTGTTAAACGATTAAAAGCGGCCGGGGCAATTATCATGGGAAAAACCAATACACCTGATTTTGGTCATAAGGGTACAACAGATAATTTATTGTTCGGTGCAACGAAAAACCCGTGGAATCTGGAAAAAACTGCAGGCGGTTCAAGCGGTGGCTCCGCGGCTGCTGTTGCTGCTGGAATGGTTCCATTTGCTGAAGGTAGTGATGGTGGTGGTTCGATTCGTATTCCGGCAAGCTTCTGCGGGGTTTATGGTTTTAAACCTTCATATGGAAGAATCCCGATGGATAACAGCTTGGCCAATGCATTTGGATCGAATAATCCATTCGTGAATCATGGTTCACTGTCACGAACCGTTCGTGACGCAGCACTTTTTGTTGATGTGACACAGGGGCCATCGACAACGGATCCATTCTCACTGCCGCGATTTGACGAAGAATTACTGGAGCAGTTGGAAGGCAGTTTACAAGGTGTAAAAATAGCCTACACAAAAGACTTTGGGATGTATACCGTGGACAAGGAAGTCTTGCACATAGTTGATCAACAGGTGGAAAGGCTGAGGGAGCTTGGAGCGGAGGTAGAAGAGATTTCAATGGATTTTGACATGACACTACATCAGTTCCTTGGATTTTTCAAAAATACATGGTATGCCTCAGCTTCAGCAGGAGGCAGCGCAATGCTACGCGATTACCCTGAACTACTAACGCCGTCCTACCATACAATGATTGAACGAGGATATGATGTATCGACAAGTGAGTATATCGGATATCAGCAGAAACGAACTGCGGTTTGGAGAGAGCTTCAGCGACATTTTGAGAGGTTTGACCTAATCATGTCGCCATCGTTATCAGTTCCTGCATTTGATTATCAGCTGCTCGGACCTGAAGAAATCGAAGGGAAGAAGATAGAAGCTGATTCCGATTGGATGATGACCCATATCTATAATATGACCGGATTACCAGCGGCTTCAATTCCTGCAGGGTTTACAAAAAGCGGATTACCAATTGGCATGCAACTGGCAGGAAACCGATTTAATGACGGACTAGTGCTGCGGGCAAGCCTGGCATATGAAAAATTAATCGAAGGATTTCCAGTAATTAAGTAA
- a CDS encoding PH domain-containing protein: protein MGIFDGMMGNASEISASDAEKEISELLTATEKVEHAYKLIRDLVIFTNKRLILIDKQGMTGKKIQYHSIPYKSITHYLIETAGTFDLEAELKIWISGSSTPIEKTFNKQLNIYHVQRVLSDYIG from the coding sequence ATGGGCATTTTTGATGGAATGATGGGTAACGCATCAGAAATTAGTGCAAGTGACGCTGAAAAGGAAATCAGTGAACTTCTAACCGCAACTGAAAAGGTTGAACACGCGTACAAGCTGATTCGAGACCTCGTTATTTTTACAAATAAGCGCCTTATATTAATAGATAAACAAGGAATGACTGGGAAAAAGATTCAGTACCATTCCATACCGTATAAAAGCATTACACATTATTTGATTGAAACTGCTGGGACGTTCGATTTGGAGGCGGAACTCAAAATTTGGATATCTGGAAGCAGCACACCAATTGAAAAAACATTTAACAAACAGCTTAATATATACCACGTTCAGCGGGTATTATCTGATTATATTGGATAA
- a CDS encoding putative holin-like toxin has translation MSLYEIFMVLIGFGSLLIALIALVISLINRINRK, from the coding sequence GTGAGTTTATACGAGATATTTATGGTGCTAATCGGATTTGGATCCTTGTTGATTGCGTTAATCGCTTTAGTTATTTCTTTAATCAATAGGATCAATAGAAAATAG
- the gntK gene encoding gluconokinase: MAQSSYLGVDIGTTSTKTVLFNKQGKVITSHTINYPLYTPNPLVAEQNPDEIFDAVVDCMREVMKKNTADAHSLQFVSFSSAMHSVIAVDENNHALTNSITWADTRSAEHAQQIKEQHNGHEIYMRTGTPIHAMSPLAKLVWLRDTHPDTFAKAAKFISIKEYVFYKLFGEYVVDHSIASATGLMNLESLDWDKEAMQLAGITADQLSTLVPTTHQMTTLKDSYRSYVGFDSEVPFIVGASDGVLSNLGVNAIEPGVIAVTIGTSGAIRTVADQPRTDPKGRIFCYALTENHWIIGGPVNNGGIILRWLRDEFAAAEVETAKRLGIDSYDVLTKIASGVQAGSDGLIFHPYMTGERAPLWNENARGSFFGLSIHHKKEHMIRAVLEGIIYNLYTVLLALEELTGEPKQIQATGGFARSEMWRQLMANIFDKPVIVPESYESSCLGAIVLGMYAVGEIDDFRIVSDMIGQTHTHHPDETTTNVYRELLPVYIRLSRIFGEEYDSITAFQRKYVKETDD, from the coding sequence ATGGCACAATCATCCTATTTAGGGGTTGATATTGGTACCACAAGTACGAAGACTGTTCTGTTTAATAAACAGGGAAAGGTGATCACAAGCCATACGATCAATTATCCCCTTTATACCCCAAACCCTTTAGTAGCCGAACAAAACCCTGATGAAATTTTTGATGCGGTTGTCGATTGTATGCGTGAAGTTATGAAAAAAAATACAGCAGATGCGCATTCATTGCAGTTCGTTTCCTTTTCGTCCGCTATGCATAGTGTAATTGCTGTGGATGAGAATAATCACGCCCTGACGAACAGCATCACGTGGGCAGATACACGGAGTGCGGAACATGCACAGCAAATTAAAGAACAACATAATGGACATGAAATTTATATGCGGACAGGAACGCCGATTCATGCCATGTCACCACTGGCAAAATTAGTGTGGTTACGTGACACCCATCCTGACACCTTTGCAAAAGCTGCAAAGTTTATTTCCATTAAGGAATACGTCTTTTATAAGCTGTTCGGTGAGTATGTGGTTGACCATTCAATCGCATCTGCTACCGGTTTGATGAATCTTGAATCATTAGATTGGGATAAGGAAGCTATGCAGTTGGCGGGCATTACTGCAGATCAATTATCGACACTTGTACCAACTACACATCAAATGACAACATTAAAAGATTCCTATCGTTCGTATGTTGGCTTTGACAGTGAAGTTCCCTTTATTGTCGGGGCAAGTGATGGTGTGTTATCAAACCTTGGTGTAAACGCAATCGAGCCGGGTGTTATCGCTGTCACAATTGGGACAAGTGGTGCAATTCGTACAGTTGCAGACCAACCCCGTACAGACCCGAAAGGCAGAATCTTTTGCTACGCGTTAACGGAGAACCACTGGATTATTGGCGGACCGGTAAATAACGGCGGAATTATCCTGCGGTGGTTACGGGATGAATTTGCTGCAGCCGAAGTTGAAACGGCAAAACGGCTTGGAATCGACTCATATGATGTGTTAACCAAGATTGCATCTGGTGTCCAGGCTGGATCTGACGGGTTAATTTTCCATCCTTATATGACCGGGGAACGTGCCCCATTGTGGAATGAGAATGCCCGCGGATCGTTTTTTGGTTTAAGCATTCATCATAAAAAAGAGCATATGATCCGTGCAGTACTGGAAGGAATCATTTACAATCTGTATACCGTTTTACTCGCACTTGAGGAGTTGACCGGTGAACCGAAACAAATTCAGGCAACGGGCGGATTTGCCAGGTCAGAAATGTGGCGCCAGTTAATGGCAAATATTTTTGATAAACCAGTGATTGTGCCGGAAAGTTACGAAAGCTCCTGCCTAGGCGCGATTGTACTTGGCATGTATGCTGTTGGGGAAATTGATGATTTTCGTATTGTTTCAGATATGATTGGGCAAACACATACCCACCATCCTGATGAAACGACTACAAATGTGTACCGGGAACTTCTTCCTGTTTATATCCGTCTATCACGAATCTTCGGTGAGGAATACGACAGCATTACTGCTTTCCAGCGAAAATATGTAAAGGAAACAGATGATTAG
- the gnd gene encoding phosphogluconate dehydrogenase (NAD(+)-dependent, decarboxylating) — translation MNIGIVGLGKMGLNLTLNLLDHGHRVVGFDSNAAVSDELTHEQFQFEASLLKLVDKLPEPRTIWLMVPAGDITEKVIDELTPLLSSGDALIDGGNSNYKDTLRRASALEEKGIYFFDCGTSGGTDGARNGACTMVGGDAEKFTEIEQVFNDVSIENGYLYTGKPGSGHFLKMVHNGIEYGMMQSIAEGFDILNKSDFDYDYEKVAKVWNHGSVIRSWLMELIENAFSKDAKLDDIRGVMNSSGEGKWTVETALDFQVAAPVIALSLMMRYRSQEDDTFTGKVVAALRNEFGGHDVVKK, via the coding sequence ATGAATATAGGTATAGTTGGTTTAGGAAAAATGGGGTTAAACCTCACATTAAATTTATTAGATCATGGTCATCGCGTGGTGGGATTTGACAGCAATGCTGCAGTTTCAGATGAATTAACACATGAACAATTCCAATTTGAAGCATCTTTACTCAAATTGGTTGATAAGCTACCGGAACCCCGTACCATCTGGCTGATGGTTCCGGCAGGAGATATTACGGAAAAAGTAATTGATGAATTAACACCATTACTTTCAAGTGGAGATGCTTTGATTGATGGTGGAAATTCTAATTATAAAGATACGTTGCGGCGGGCATCAGCTTTAGAAGAAAAAGGCATTTATTTCTTTGACTGTGGTACCAGCGGTGGTACAGATGGTGCTCGCAATGGTGCATGTACTATGGTTGGCGGAGATGCAGAAAAGTTCACGGAAATCGAACAAGTTTTCAATGACGTTTCCATTGAAAACGGTTATCTTTATACTGGCAAACCTGGTAGCGGTCACTTTTTAAAAATGGTTCACAACGGGATTGAATATGGCATGATGCAATCCATCGCAGAAGGGTTCGACATCCTGAATAAAAGTGATTTTGACTATGATTATGAAAAGGTTGCTAAAGTTTGGAATCATGGTTCCGTTATTCGTTCTTGGCTTATGGAATTAATTGAAAATGCATTTTCTAAGGATGCTAAATTGGATGACATACGTGGTGTAATGAATTCATCTGGTGAAGGTAAGTGGACAGTCGAAACCGCACTTGACTTTCAAGTTGCGGCACCTGTAATCGCGCTATCCCTTATGATGCGGTACCGCTCACAAGAGGACGATACATTTACCGGAAAGGTTGTAGCCGCATTACGCAATGAATTTGGCGGACATGATGTTGTAAAGAAATAA
- a CDS encoding MFS transporter, producing the protein MGSTAAKTVTLPDKIWTRDFILVCVANFFIFLGFQMTLPTIPLFVRELGGSDQLIGLITGIFTFSALLLRPYAGHALESKGRRFVYMTGLAIFVLSVGSFAFIASIFILFMMRMVQGIGWGFSTTATGTIATDLIPPKRRGEGMGYFGLSGNLALAFGPSLGLTLVGIMSFKELFLICSALGLTALLLSSKIRYKKVEQSPNKTVTVKFDIFEKSAIQPSLLLFFITVTFGGIASFLPLYATDKGISGIESYFLVFAVFLMISRTFAGKIYDSKGHVYVFIPGTVLIFGAMCLLSWLPSTTVMLIAGGMYGLGFGSVQPALQAWAVDKASDNRKGMANATFFSFFDLGVGLGAMVFGQLAFMYDYSVIYSTAAGSVMLSLILYIYLLLKSRKSSGKIS; encoded by the coding sequence ATGGGATCAACTGCTGCTAAAACAGTAACATTGCCGGATAAGATATGGACACGTGACTTTATTCTTGTTTGCGTGGCAAACTTCTTTATTTTTCTCGGATTTCAGATGACACTGCCAACCATCCCATTATTTGTGAGAGAACTAGGTGGAAGTGATCAATTAATTGGACTTATAACGGGTATTTTTACTTTTTCAGCATTATTGCTGCGGCCATATGCAGGACATGCATTGGAATCGAAAGGCAGACGTTTTGTTTATATGACTGGGCTTGCCATTTTTGTTCTTTCTGTTGGTTCCTTCGCGTTTATCGCGAGCATCTTTATTTTATTTATGATGCGAATGGTACAAGGAATCGGCTGGGGCTTTTCAACAACAGCTACAGGAACAATAGCAACAGATTTAATTCCACCTAAACGCAGGGGAGAGGGAATGGGATATTTCGGTTTATCTGGTAACCTCGCACTTGCCTTTGGACCGTCACTTGGCTTAACCCTTGTTGGTATTATGTCATTTAAGGAATTGTTTTTGATCTGTTCGGCGCTTGGATTAACAGCGTTATTATTATCATCCAAAATCCGTTATAAAAAAGTGGAACAATCGCCAAATAAAACGGTTACGGTAAAATTTGATATTTTTGAGAAATCAGCAATCCAGCCCTCATTGTTATTGTTTTTTATTACTGTCACATTTGGTGGAATTGCATCTTTTCTGCCATTATATGCAACAGATAAAGGCATTTCAGGAATTGAATCCTATTTTCTCGTATTTGCGGTATTTTTGATGATATCAAGGACATTCGCAGGGAAAATCTATGATTCTAAAGGACACGTGTATGTATTTATTCCAGGAACAGTATTGATTTTCGGTGCCATGTGTTTGCTTTCCTGGTTACCAAGCACAACAGTTATGCTTATTGCCGGCGGAATGTACGGTCTGGGATTCGGCAGTGTCCAGCCGGCGTTGCAGGCATGGGCTGTCGATAAGGCGTCTGACAACCGTAAAGGAATGGCGAATGCGACATTTTTCTCTTTCTTTGATTTAGGTGTCGGGCTTGGTGCCATGGTTTTTGGCCAACTAGCCTTTATGTATGACTATAGTGTTATCTATTCGACCGCGGCTGGTTCGGTTATGCTGTCGTTAATCCTGTATATCTATTTGCTCCTTAAGTCTCGAAAAAGCAGTGGTAAGATTAGTTAA